The Coffea arabica cultivar ET-39 chromosome 4e, Coffea Arabica ET-39 HiFi, whole genome shotgun sequence genome includes a window with the following:
- the LOC113741578 gene encoding pentatricopeptide repeat-containing protein At1g09220, mitochondrial-like isoform X1 — MCHTQPMVPLHEKGLGSSEKAQNMLRKYCQYILFLSHKKHQRSFRRAIQQLHCQLIFAPKSTSNATIELEQHSSAKNKLTELLGLWNFILRQYALGLSPQEAVFLFQHLQGHCQVEYFFDSFTYSFLIKASANLIQSGLGKQLHCLTYKAGFQEHIYVQTALIDMYMKCGCLVEAGKVFDEMPQKNLVTWNALLTGFIRWGDLGSAQSVFNRMPQKNVVSWTGMIDGYTRMRQFVKALSLFQRMVIYQGIKPTEVTLLAIFPAIWNLRHIEFCQLVHAYGEKSGYNASDMRVMNCLIDAYAKCGSIEYALRVFRDILDERKNIVTWTSIISSFAMHGMAEEASKSFSGMLCTGLKPNPVTFLSVLNACSHGGLVDEGLEFFRRMVNEYDIVPDIKHYGSVIDMLGRAGRLEEAEKIAMKIPMDIGNVVVWRTLLGACSFHGNVEMGEKVTRIIMEMERQYGGDYVLLSNIFAGVGRYIDSERVRSHMDKKNTAKVTGLSFV, encoded by the exons ATGTGTCATACACAACCTATGGTGCCATTGCATGAAAAAGGTCTTGGATCAAGTGAAAAAGCTCAAAAT ATGCTCAGAAAATACTGCCAGTATATTCTCTTTCTTTCACACAAGAAACACCAACGAAGTTTTCGACGAGCCATTCAACAACTCCATTGTCAATTGATATTTGCTCCCAAAAGCACAAGCAATGCCACCATTGAATTGGAGCAGCATTCTTCGGCAAAGAATAAATTGACAGAATTATTAGGTCTTTGGAACTTCATACTGCGGCAGTATGCTCTTGGGCTTTCACCCCAAGAGGCTGTCTTCCTATTTCAACACCTCCAGGGCCACTGTCAAGTTGAGTACTTCTTTGACAGCTTCACCTATTCTTTCCTCATCAAAGCCTCTGCAAATCTGATCCAAAGTGGCTTAGGTAAACAACTTCACTGTTTAACTTACAAAGCTGGCTTTCAAGAACATATCTATGTACAAACTGCTCTGATTGACATGTATATGAAGTGTGGGTGTTTAGTGGAAGCGGGGAaggtgtttgatgaaatgcctcaGAAGAATTTGGTAACTTGGAATGCTTTGCTTACGGGTTTTATAAGGTGGGGCGATCTTGGATCTGCTCAATCTGTTTTCAATAGGATGCCTCAAAAGAATGTTGTTTCTTGGACTGGCATGATTGACGGTTATACAAGGATGAGGCAATTTGTCAAAGCTCTCTCATTATTTCAGAGAATGGTTATCTATCAGGGCATCAAGCCCACTGAAGTGACTCTTTTAGCAATTTTTCCAGCTATATGGAATCTCAGGCATATTGAGTTTTGCCAACTGGTTCATGCTTATGGAGAGAAAAGCGGATATAATGCTTCTGATATGCGAGTTATGAATTGTCTAATTGATGCATATGCAAAGTGTGGGAGTATAGAATATGCACTAAGAGTTTTTCGGGACATATTAGATGAAAGGAAGAATATAGTTACATGGACATCTATTATATCCAGTTTTGCTATGCATGGGATGGCGGAAGAAGCTTCAAAAAGCTTTAGCGGGATGCTGTGTACAGGTCTGAAACCAAATCCAGTAACATTTTTGAGTGTTCTCAATGCTTGCAGTCATGGTGGATTGGTTGATGAAGGCCTTGAGTTCTTCAGAAGGATGGTTAATGAGTATGACATTGTTCCAGACATAAAACATTATGGGAGTGTGATAGACATGTTGGGGAGGGCGGGGAGGCTAGAAGAAGCAGAGAAGATAGCTATGAAAATTCCTATGGATATTGGCAATGTAGTAGTTTGGAGGACACTTTTAGGTGCTTGTAGTTTTCATGGAAATGTTGAGATGGGTGAGAAAGTTACAAGGATCATTATGGAGATGGAGAGACAATACGGTGGTGATTATGTCCTTTTATCCAATATCTTTGCTGGTGTTGGTAGGTATATTGATTCTGAGAGAGTGAGAAGCCACATGGATAAGAAAAACACAGCAAAAGTTACTGGCCTTAGCTTTGTCTGA
- the LOC113741578 gene encoding pentatricopeptide repeat-containing protein At1g09220, mitochondrial-like isoform X2 produces the protein MLRKYCQYILFLSHKKHQRSFRRAIQQLHCQLIFAPKSTSNATIELEQHSSAKNKLTELLGLWNFILRQYALGLSPQEAVFLFQHLQGHCQVEYFFDSFTYSFLIKASANLIQSGLGKQLHCLTYKAGFQEHIYVQTALIDMYMKCGCLVEAGKVFDEMPQKNLVTWNALLTGFIRWGDLGSAQSVFNRMPQKNVVSWTGMIDGYTRMRQFVKALSLFQRMVIYQGIKPTEVTLLAIFPAIWNLRHIEFCQLVHAYGEKSGYNASDMRVMNCLIDAYAKCGSIEYALRVFRDILDERKNIVTWTSIISSFAMHGMAEEASKSFSGMLCTGLKPNPVTFLSVLNACSHGGLVDEGLEFFRRMVNEYDIVPDIKHYGSVIDMLGRAGRLEEAEKIAMKIPMDIGNVVVWRTLLGACSFHGNVEMGEKVTRIIMEMERQYGGDYVLLSNIFAGVGRYIDSERVRSHMDKKNTAKVTGLSFV, from the coding sequence ATGCTCAGAAAATACTGCCAGTATATTCTCTTTCTTTCACACAAGAAACACCAACGAAGTTTTCGACGAGCCATTCAACAACTCCATTGTCAATTGATATTTGCTCCCAAAAGCACAAGCAATGCCACCATTGAATTGGAGCAGCATTCTTCGGCAAAGAATAAATTGACAGAATTATTAGGTCTTTGGAACTTCATACTGCGGCAGTATGCTCTTGGGCTTTCACCCCAAGAGGCTGTCTTCCTATTTCAACACCTCCAGGGCCACTGTCAAGTTGAGTACTTCTTTGACAGCTTCACCTATTCTTTCCTCATCAAAGCCTCTGCAAATCTGATCCAAAGTGGCTTAGGTAAACAACTTCACTGTTTAACTTACAAAGCTGGCTTTCAAGAACATATCTATGTACAAACTGCTCTGATTGACATGTATATGAAGTGTGGGTGTTTAGTGGAAGCGGGGAaggtgtttgatgaaatgcctcaGAAGAATTTGGTAACTTGGAATGCTTTGCTTACGGGTTTTATAAGGTGGGGCGATCTTGGATCTGCTCAATCTGTTTTCAATAGGATGCCTCAAAAGAATGTTGTTTCTTGGACTGGCATGATTGACGGTTATACAAGGATGAGGCAATTTGTCAAAGCTCTCTCATTATTTCAGAGAATGGTTATCTATCAGGGCATCAAGCCCACTGAAGTGACTCTTTTAGCAATTTTTCCAGCTATATGGAATCTCAGGCATATTGAGTTTTGCCAACTGGTTCATGCTTATGGAGAGAAAAGCGGATATAATGCTTCTGATATGCGAGTTATGAATTGTCTAATTGATGCATATGCAAAGTGTGGGAGTATAGAATATGCACTAAGAGTTTTTCGGGACATATTAGATGAAAGGAAGAATATAGTTACATGGACATCTATTATATCCAGTTTTGCTATGCATGGGATGGCGGAAGAAGCTTCAAAAAGCTTTAGCGGGATGCTGTGTACAGGTCTGAAACCAAATCCAGTAACATTTTTGAGTGTTCTCAATGCTTGCAGTCATGGTGGATTGGTTGATGAAGGCCTTGAGTTCTTCAGAAGGATGGTTAATGAGTATGACATTGTTCCAGACATAAAACATTATGGGAGTGTGATAGACATGTTGGGGAGGGCGGGGAGGCTAGAAGAAGCAGAGAAGATAGCTATGAAAATTCCTATGGATATTGGCAATGTAGTAGTTTGGAGGACACTTTTAGGTGCTTGTAGTTTTCATGGAAATGTTGAGATGGGTGAGAAAGTTACAAGGATCATTATGGAGATGGAGAGACAATACGGTGGTGATTATGTCCTTTTATCCAATATCTTTGCTGGTGTTGGTAGGTATATTGATTCTGAGAGAGTGAGAAGCCACATGGATAAGAAAAACACAGCAAAAGTTACTGGCCTTAGCTTTGTCTGA